A single Lolium perenne isolate Kyuss_39 chromosome 6, Kyuss_2.0, whole genome shotgun sequence DNA region contains:
- the LOC127309025 gene encoding non-specific lipid-transfer protein 2B → MARAAAAQIVVVAIVVAMLLSAPFAANAAISCGQVSSALSPCMAYAKGGAAPSAGCCSGVRSLASSAKSTADKRAACNCLKKLVGSISGINAGNAASIPSKCKVSIPYAISTSVNCNTIN, encoded by the coding sequence ATGGCCCGTGCTGCAGCAGCCCAGATCGTGGTGGTTGCCATTGTGGTGGCGATGCTCCTCTCGGCACCTTTCGCCGCCAACGCCGCCATCTCCTGTGGTCAGGTGAGCTCTGCCTTGAGCCCCTGCATGGCCTACGctaaaggcggcgcggccccatccGCGGGCTGCTGCAGCGGCGTCAGGAGCCTCGCCAGCTCCGCCAAGAGCACCGCCGACAAGCGTGCCGCCTGCAACTGCCTCAAGAAATTGGTCGGGAGCATCAGCGGGATCAACGCCGGTAACGCCGCCAGTATCCCGTCCAAGTGCAAAGTCAGCATCCCCTACGCCATCAGCACCTCCGTCAACTGCAACACCATCAACTGA